The nucleotide window GGCAGAGCTCCTGATCTCCAGCACCAGCAGCGCATCTCCAGAGTTGGATCTGATGGGGCTGATGCAGAACATGCTGCTTGTCCCTAGGGATGCCCCATTCCGAGCCACTGCTGGCATCCGTGCAAAGCGGAGCCAACGGACCCGTGCCAGGAGAAAGCCTGGGCACATGAGAGTGGGCTTGCTGCATCCAAAACCTGCCTGTGTTTCCTCTGCAAGTCCCAAGCACGGCCCATGCTCGGGCCAAACTGCTTCTGCACaaagctctgctgctccctgctaGCTAACGAGGAAAAATACATCCCAAGAAACTGCAGCCTAAGCAACTCCACAGAGGAGAAGGAGACTACAGTCCGACAAGGCAGGTGCGGGTGCAGGGAGACCTGGGCGGCACAGCCGGCAGGACCGGTGCTCTCCTCCATTGCCCCAGCCCTACCTGGAGCAGAAAGTCGAAGAGGGCCAGGCGGCTCCACTCGCCGTGCGcgatgctggagcaggggccgTCCCTGCCTGCCGGTGTCGGTCTGTGGGGCCGCAGCATCTCCTGGTACTGTAGCCACCCCAGGGCGCAGGAGTTCTGGTCGTTGTTGGCGTCCTCCAGGTGCCGAAGGTCGGGCGCCCACCAGATGATGGGTCGCAGGGAGCCATCTGTGTAGCTGTAGGGCAGGAGGTGGCTGGTGAAGCGCCGGGCCACGGCAGGCAGGCTGCGGTTCagccccagcaccctgtccaggtGGAAGGCCAGCACCTCGTAGAGGTCCCCGGGGCGCTTGATGAGCCCGCAGCGCCCGTCCCAGCAGTCCCTCTCCAGGGTGGCTGGCGAGGCGTCCCCCTTGGCATCCCCCAAGGCCCGCAGCCCCACTCGCAGGACTTGCCCGTGGGCTGGGACGCGGGTCTTGGAGACCACCTGCCCGCCAGCCAGCAGCCGCATCTTCTGGAGGTCGTCGTCGGAGAGCCACGGGGGAgcatcccccagcacccaccgccgccgcctcctggCCCGGCCAGGGGGGTGGTCCCGCTGCAGGAGAGTGGGGGGTACGGGGAGCCTTTGGCTGCGGGCTCGTCCCCTGGACAGGGGGACAGCCGCCTCCCACCAGGGGCCTGGTGGGGaggatgctggcagcaggtgGGGGGTGTAGTCCGGCAGTGGGGGCAGGCAGGTGAGGGCCAGCAGGgccagagccagcagcacccctaaggctgctggggcagggggcttCAGCCCCGTCCTTCGCCACAGTCGCTGGGCctgcagggagagaaagggagagcatTACCGGGGGTCCCCACACGGTGCTATGGCCAAGGATCCCCCCAGAACCCTGTgcaccgccccctcccccccgcttaATGGGGTTTGCTTTGGAGGAGCAGAGCTTCTGCTTGTGTGCTCCCTGGGAAAGCTGTTCCCCGAGCGCTCGCTGACTCCATGGCACTGTAGTGGGAGAGGTACAGCTGGTGGCATGTTTTGTGCCAGAAATTAGGCACAATGACCTTCAGAAGGCAGTCAGAGCAAGGCATGACCTGCCACAGACGTTGCCATGTCTGCAGTGCTGATGTACAGGATCACCTTATGGGCAATGAATTCTTCATGgtcaaatattttgctttaaagattcaagaaatgaaaaaaaaaaaaaaaagaaaagaggccaAACCAGAGCAAATTCCTGGCTGGCTGTGAACGCTTTCCAGTTCCTAAGAGGTTTTGATCTTCAGACCTTACTCTGGGCACCCTCAGTGGTTCCTATCCCAGTTGCCCACTGAACCCCTAACCCGGATCCTCATGCCCTCATTCACAGGACATCTCAATGCATGCCGAGGCACGGCCTCTGGAGCTCTGCCCACCGCTGTGTCCAGCAAAAGCAAGGCAGCTCCAAGTGCCAGccgggagctgtggcagcctgtATTTAAAAAGGATGCAAACTGCTGTATGTGAAACCTAAAATGTTCTGATTCCCAGCACCAAGGAACTGTCTTTAGATGGGTACTACCAAGTTTTGGTGTATATATCTTCATACACacagctggttttttccccccttctagTCACATTTTCTACTCTGAAGAGCCTTATAAAAATTATATAGGCTGGAAAGGCAGTTACAAGCAAATACTGTGCAAGCCTCCCCGCATTGCTAAGCTCGTATCTCCCCTTTGGCCTAAAGCAATTCCAGGTGTGCAGCTCTGCCCCGAGCACAGCAGCCTTCTGTTCAGGGTGAGGTGGAGGGAAGCGATGGGGCAGTGCTGGGAGATCCTCCCCAGCCCGCCCCATCCCCAGGCCGCGCTGCACCCATGCCACGTTCACCCAGGCTCGGGCAGTCTAACACGCTTcaggggggctggagcagcaAAAGGCACCTTGGCACCGCTTCTCTGCTTTACAACAGGCATTTCCACGTGGCTTGAACCCACGTTGGGAGTCAAGGCAACGTTCAAGTGGATACATAtttttgcaattatttattttggaagcaCAAGTATATCCATGGCAGACACAGCAGGACAATATATTGGCAAAGAAGGGATAAGAGATTGTTTATAAGaggaaaagcttgaaaaaaaagagctaaaaagcTGGCGGGGTGAGAGCCAGCAGCCAGAATGACTTCCAGAAGGCAGCTGGATGAGCAGAAGTGTTTCCAGCCATGGAGCTTTTAGGACCGCAGGCTCCCACTGGCTGCAGGGACCCACCACTAGCACAGCTCCAGCCCCAAGAGGAGCTGCCCCAGTTGACCCCAGCCCATGAGCCTTTTCATAAGCTTATCCAGCACTATCTTAAAATCCATCAGGTCTCATACCCTCACAGCAGGGAGGCTGCTTCATATGGCCCCAGGGTGGAGAGCTATACCCCTCCCAAAGACACACTACATCAGCCGAGGTGGATAAGAGGAGCCACAAAGCCACCAACTCACTGGCAGCAACCATGGGGGTTTTCCTTCAAGGTCTCCCTCTCAAGGACTGAGTAGATTTAATGCAGCTTATAAGAGCTAGTGATGATGCATTTGGAGTGATTCAGCTTTAtagctttcattttaattattttgctcCCAGAAATGCAATGTAGTGCAGCAAATATATCCTCTGGACCAAATTCTTTGCTCACACACAGCTTACACTGGCCTCTGCCAGGAGCCGGGGCTGTCTGGTGTGCGGCTTTGGGACCTGCCAGGGGACCCACTGTTTTAGCTCTGCCTTAAAGCCCCAGAGTGAAAAGGAGCTAGTCCGGGGTGAGACTGTTCAGAGAGTGATGTCCTGTCCTAGATCACGGGCCGGGTTACTCAAGGCTTGGTAGTAACTGTCCCAGGCATCATACTACATGGCTAAATTATTGCCTTAGCCCCCTTTCTGGGCAGGCAATGAGCATGAATACCCCTGGGTAGCCCCAACGGGAAGCAGGACTTCTGTCAAGTGGCTGGTTGCAATGcctccccagctctctcccactTGGATGGGATAATGATTTGCTGTGGAACCATAGCCAACACCAACTAACACAGGTGGCACCTGAGCTTAGCTACCCAAAACCTTCAGGCCCTGGTTTTCAAGCAACACCTGTAGAGTGCAGATGCACCCTTATTCCCAAGCTCCAAAACCCAGGTCTGGAATCCTGAGCAAGAATTTAGGGGAGGTGAAATGTCTAAATCATAGTTTAACCATAGCAAAATAACGCTGTGGCATAAAAAGGACAGATCCTGATATCCTGATATCCATACTCCTTTCAAGTCATCACAGTAAGTTCTTCACAATCTGTCCGTCCAGCCTCAAAGTATGCTGAATTAACTGCAATGACATCTATGTAGTTAATCCTGATGGACAGGATTAACTGTAAATCTCAGTACTCCCGTCTGCACCCAGCTGAGTTCCCTTCCCAATCTGTGCTTCCTTAGGCAACTTTTCCCAGTGCCTCCCCCACCCTTCTGGAGAGAGACATGGCCCACCCCACTCTTGCCAAAACCCCTCATAACCCTCTTCTGCCGATAATAACCCATTGGTCTCTTACACCATCCCTGGGCTTGCAAAGAGCCTGGCTGCCAAAAATCCAAATATCCGGGtccggggaggcgggggaggtGTGTATGCGGGAGCCATTTGGAGGACCTCGGAAATACTGCAGGAAAAATCCTTTTTAATCCACAGCTGGGGAGAAGTGGATGCCAAATGGATGGCAATGATTGCTGGGTTTTTAATGTCAGGTCAGTTTACAGTCCAAGTGGCTAAGGAATCATTATTGTCCAAACCCACTTTGTCTTCTCTGTCAGTGAGCTTGGGTTTGGGCACCGCAAGTtagagttttgtttctttcccaccCTGAGCTTGAAATCCTGTGCTGTGAAGCTGGGTGAGGGCCACTGCAGGCTCCCTTCCCCAGTACCATTCAGGGTTTCCCTGCCACatcaacaatgaaaacaaaaggtgCAAGTATAGTCTCTGTGTTATTTCTGGCAGTCGATATTGCAAATTTAATAATAATCTAGGTGATAGAACACTGCAGAAATAATACTGTATTTACAAGCCCAGGGTAAATACTTTTCCAAAAAGACTTTCTCTGAGCCCATGCtgtaaaaaaaatgctgtagtgTAAGCTATGGCTTTGATTCAGCCTGAAATGCACACCATACGTAGACCTCTGCTTTGCCAGTCTGACTTACTGACAGTACAGCATGTCTTCACTAGAAATTAGGTCCATTTCCCAGTGGGCAACTACAGGCAAAACCCATAAAAAAGCGTAAGAGAGGTACTGTTTGTTCCAGGATGCCAATAGGTAAATAATATATATCCTCAATCATCAGAGGGACATACAGCACAGTCTGGGCTCCCAAAGGCATGGTGGAGAGCCTGGTGCAGCCTGGCCACTTGGGGATAAAACTTTCTAAGTGTGGTTGGGAGGGTTTTATCTTTGACATTGTATTCCCGGGACACTTGAACCTTGGCAGAATTTGAAGCAGAGAAGCctgttttcaatttcttttcaaagtgcATCAAATTGGCTTTGTCAagattgaaagaaaagaaaaacaaatgccaaaCTTCATTACCCAAGAACGTAAGAAACAGCCTTAAAACTAGAAAGATGCTATGGAAATACGTGGCCTTTAAAAGCAGGATTGATCCCTGCTTTCCTCTGGCATCCCTGAGAGTGCTTCTGCCCCTGCAGCCGCACTGCCAGACCCCTCCAGAAGTAAATCCCACCATCCCAAAGAGGTGCCCAAGGGACCCAGGATGGCTTGGCCATGGCCGTGTCCCTCTTGGCCACCTGCCTGCTCTAGGCTCCTGAGCTCAGAGGACTTTGCCAAAGGCCGGAGGTGAGCAGGTTAAAAGCACGTATGTGCATTTATCTGGATGCACACCATGTGGGCTATATTTTGCAGAGGGTGGGTGCAACACACAGAGTGGTACTTACGCTCCCAGCACTGTGCTTGCTGCCTGCCCGATGAACCACAAAACTGCCTGGGCAGTAGGAGATGCAGCCTGCTGTGACCACTTTGAACAAAGACTGCTTAAAAAGCAACTAGGAAACCTCCTCTGGCTGGCCCCCACCCCCAGGAACGTCTCCAGAGCCTTGCACCCAACACGTGGTGCTTGGGGCAGCTCCCAGTGCATCGGGGAGAGATGCTGAGAGCAGGTACGTCATCCAGATCTGGGAGGGCAACAGCCTCTTCCTTTTGGCATTGTCCAGGAGTTTTTTGGCTTGTTAAGGGCATGGCACGTGGGCTAAGCTTGCTGCTGGGGACCCATAACCGTGCCGAGGATGTGGAAGAAGACGAAACCCCTCCACCCCCAGAGTGACCCTGGGCAAgtctgagcaaaagaaaatccTGGGCAGCGTCTGTCACCCATCATTCAGGTGCTCAAGTGCCTTCCTATATCATCCTGCTCGGGGAAGATAGACGGTTTGCAGAGTGGGAGTTTACTAAAGACAGCTATTAAGTGTGGACTGCCAGCCTTGAAGGCAGCcccagctcagagcagctgcCCGGGGAGGCAGGTCCACTGTGCTCCCCCCACACATGGCTACGGCACCAggtcccaccaccacccacctGTGCTGCCACGGGGCACGAAGAAAGGACGTTCCTTCATGCAGCCTCATGATCCATCAAAGTGGCCGTAATTCCTAGCAGACCTGCACCGGCtttgtgtttggggttgtttCTGCCAGGGTTGCAGGTTTTTTCCGCCAAAATGCCTTTCAAGGTGGGAGGACCACAACCCCACTGCATTTTGGCACCCTGTGGACACCCTGAAGGCCACCCTGCTCGGTGCCAGGGCAGGGATGCAGCAGGCAGGCATTGCCTGCC belongs to Accipiter gentilis chromosome 14, bAccGen1.1, whole genome shotgun sequence and includes:
- the GASK1A gene encoding Golgi-associated kinase 1A, which codes for MAQRLWRRTGLKPPAPAALGVLLALALLALTCLPPLPDYTPHLLPASSPPGPWWEAAVPLSRGRARSQRLPVPPTLLQRDHPPGRARRRRRWVLGDAPPWLSDDDLQKMRLLAGGQVVSKTRVPAHGQVLRVGLRALGDAKGDASPATLERDCWDGRCGLIKRPGDLYEVLAFHLDRVLGLNRSLPAVARRFTSHLLPYSYTDGSLRPIIWWAPDLRHLEDANNDQNSCALGWLQYQEMLRPHRPTPAGRDGPCSSIAHGEWSRLALFDFLLQVHDRLDRYCCGFQPDPSEPCMEEMLHEKCGNPAELVLVHILVRRSAPSRLVFIDNAGRPQHPEEKLNFRLLQGIDSFPAVAVATLRSGRLQSLLLQSLRVDRELWESHGGAKGLRPLLWTIDRRARILLRYIQECNLTVFEDSPR